In a single window of the Vitis vinifera cultivar Pinot Noir 40024 chromosome 6, ASM3070453v1 genome:
- the LOC100247831 gene encoding F-box protein At2g32560 isoform X3 has protein sequence MLFFLITCFSFFLLSHSFSIRPLPSWVSEIRLSSSLWFWKELSFFTIYRSIKNSLFGGFWGIPSKMSFTEKTPLHKVENVEVGLEMGLLDLPELVLECILERLPPEGLCSLGGVCSSLRDRCMSDYFWKRHMKEKWGRILGRAAYREWQWHMASRKDSDTLEQGKPNGLMRLLSRFGPLSWIRSRLSNSTPQRSSVPVDSIMSWYLALETGRFWFPAQVYNRESGHVGFMLSCYDAELSYDSHTDTFQARYPPHGRRTVAIENGVSWDRLRAPPVETPPHDLHMSDCLNELHPGDHIEIQWRRNKEFPYGWWYGIVGHLESCDGNESYCRCHNSETVVLEFNQYTPGSRWRRTSINRKDHREEGNEADGFYGGIRKLCRNDEISVWKQLWPAEVLE, from the exons ATGCTTTTCTTCTTGATCACCTGCTTCTCCTTCTTCCTCCTTTCCCACTCTTTTTCTATTAGACCACTTCCTTCATGGGTGAGTGAGATCAGACTGTCATCATCCCTTTGGTTCTGGAAAGAGTTATCCTTCTTTACCATTTACAGGTCCATTAAGAATAGCCTTTTTGGTGGCTTCTGGGGAATTCCTTCAAAAATGTCCTTCACGGAAAAGACCCCCCTCCACAAAGTAGAGAATGTTGAGGTGGGATTGGAGATGGGGTTACTGGACTTGCCTGAATTGGTATTGGAATGCATTCTTGAGAGGCTTCCACCTGAAGGGCTTTGCAGTTTGGGGGGTGTCTGCAGTTCTTTGAGGGACAGGTGCATGAGTGACTACTTTTGGAAAAGGCACATGAAGGAGAAATGGGGTAGAATTTTAGGCCGAGCCGCTTACCGAGAGTGGCAATGGCATATGGCCTCTAGGAAGGATTCAGACACCCTTGAGCAAGGCAAGCCAAATGGCTTGATGAGGTTGCTATCTCGCTTCGGGCCTCTTTCTTGGATTAGATCAAGATTAAGCAATAGTACCCCACAGAGGAGCTCAGTTCCAGTGGATTCCATCATGTCTTGGTATCTTGCTCTTGAGACTGGCAGGTTTTGGTTCCCTGCACAGGTTTACAATCGTGAG AGTGGCCATGTTGGCTTTATGTTATCATGCTATGATGCAGAGCTTAGCTATGATTCCCACACTGATACCTTCCAGGCCAG GTATCCCCCACATGGAAGGAGGACGGTTGCCATAGAGAATGGAGTGTCTTGGGACAGGCTAAGAGCACCCCCTGTCGAAACTCCTCCACATGATCTTCATATGTCTGACTGTTTGAATGAATTACACCCTGGTGATCACATTGAGATTCAGTGGAGAAGAAACAAGGAATTCCCTTATG GTTGGTGGTATGGTATTGTAGGACACTTGGAATCATGTGATGGGAATGAATCTTATTGCCGCTGTCATAATAGTG AGACTGTGGTGCTGGAGTTCAATCAATATACACCAGGTTCACGGTGGAGACGCACGTCCATCAACAGAAAAGACCATCGGGAAGAAGGAAATGAAGCAGATGGGTTCTATGGAGGAATCAGAAAACTCTGCAGAAATGATGAGATTTCTGTGTGGAAACAGCTTTGGCCAGCCGAAGTCCTGGAATAG
- the LOC100247831 gene encoding F-box protein At2g32560 isoform X1: MLFFLITCFSFFLLSHSFSIRPLPSWVSEIRLSSSLWFWKELSFFTIYRSIKNSLFGGFWGIPSKMSFTEKTPLHKVENVEVGLEMGLLDLPELVLECILERLPPEGLCSLGGVCSSLRDRCMSDYFWKRHMKEKWGRILGRAAYREWQWHMASRKDSDTLEQGKPNGLMRLLSRFGPLSWIRSRLSNSTPQRSSVPVDSIMSWYLALETGRFWFPAQVYNREQSGHVGFMLSCYDAELSYDSHTDTFQARYPPHGRRTVAIENGVSWDRLRAPPVETPPHDLHMSDCLNELHPGDHIEIQWRRNKEFPYGWWYGIVGHLESCDGNESYCRCHNSETVVLEFNQYTPGSRWRRTSINRKDHREEGNEADGFYGGIRKLCRNDEISVWKQLWPAEVLE, translated from the exons ATGCTTTTCTTCTTGATCACCTGCTTCTCCTTCTTCCTCCTTTCCCACTCTTTTTCTATTAGACCACTTCCTTCATGGGTGAGTGAGATCAGACTGTCATCATCCCTTTGGTTCTGGAAAGAGTTATCCTTCTTTACCATTTACAGGTCCATTAAGAATAGCCTTTTTGGTGGCTTCTGGGGAATTCCTTCAAAAATGTCCTTCACGGAAAAGACCCCCCTCCACAAAGTAGAGAATGTTGAGGTGGGATTGGAGATGGGGTTACTGGACTTGCCTGAATTGGTATTGGAATGCATTCTTGAGAGGCTTCCACCTGAAGGGCTTTGCAGTTTGGGGGGTGTCTGCAGTTCTTTGAGGGACAGGTGCATGAGTGACTACTTTTGGAAAAGGCACATGAAGGAGAAATGGGGTAGAATTTTAGGCCGAGCCGCTTACCGAGAGTGGCAATGGCATATGGCCTCTAGGAAGGATTCAGACACCCTTGAGCAAGGCAAGCCAAATGGCTTGATGAGGTTGCTATCTCGCTTCGGGCCTCTTTCTTGGATTAGATCAAGATTAAGCAATAGTACCCCACAGAGGAGCTCAGTTCCAGTGGATTCCATCATGTCTTGGTATCTTGCTCTTGAGACTGGCAGGTTTTGGTTCCCTGCACAGGTTTACAATCGTGAG CAGAGTGGCCATGTTGGCTTTATGTTATCATGCTATGATGCAGAGCTTAGCTATGATTCCCACACTGATACCTTCCAGGCCAG GTATCCCCCACATGGAAGGAGGACGGTTGCCATAGAGAATGGAGTGTCTTGGGACAGGCTAAGAGCACCCCCTGTCGAAACTCCTCCACATGATCTTCATATGTCTGACTGTTTGAATGAATTACACCCTGGTGATCACATTGAGATTCAGTGGAGAAGAAACAAGGAATTCCCTTATG GTTGGTGGTATGGTATTGTAGGACACTTGGAATCATGTGATGGGAATGAATCTTATTGCCGCTGTCATAATAGTG AGACTGTGGTGCTGGAGTTCAATCAATATACACCAGGTTCACGGTGGAGACGCACGTCCATCAACAGAAAAGACCATCGGGAAGAAGGAAATGAAGCAGATGGGTTCTATGGAGGAATCAGAAAACTCTGCAGAAATGATGAGATTTCTGTGTGGAAACAGCTTTGGCCAGCCGAAGTCCTGGAATAG
- the LOC100247831 gene encoding F-box protein At2g32560 isoform X2, producing MLFFLITCFSFFLLSHSFSIRPLPSWVSEIRLSSSLWFWKELSFFTIYRSIKNSLFGGFWGIPSKMSFTEKTPLHKVENVEVGLEMGLLDLPELVLECILERLPPEGLCSLGGVCSSLRDRCMSDYFWKRHMKEKWGRILGRAAYREWQWHMASRKDSDTLEQGKPNGLMRLLSRFGPLSWIRSRLSNSTPQRSSVPVDSIMSWYLALETGRFWFPAQVYNREQSGHVGFMLSCYDAELSYDSHTDTFQARYPPHGRRTVAIENGVSWDRLRAPPVETPPHDLHMSDCLNELHPGDHIEIQWRRNKEFPYETVVLEFNQYTPGSRWRRTSINRKDHREEGNEADGFYGGIRKLCRNDEISVWKQLWPAEVLE from the exons ATGCTTTTCTTCTTGATCACCTGCTTCTCCTTCTTCCTCCTTTCCCACTCTTTTTCTATTAGACCACTTCCTTCATGGGTGAGTGAGATCAGACTGTCATCATCCCTTTGGTTCTGGAAAGAGTTATCCTTCTTTACCATTTACAGGTCCATTAAGAATAGCCTTTTTGGTGGCTTCTGGGGAATTCCTTCAAAAATGTCCTTCACGGAAAAGACCCCCCTCCACAAAGTAGAGAATGTTGAGGTGGGATTGGAGATGGGGTTACTGGACTTGCCTGAATTGGTATTGGAATGCATTCTTGAGAGGCTTCCACCTGAAGGGCTTTGCAGTTTGGGGGGTGTCTGCAGTTCTTTGAGGGACAGGTGCATGAGTGACTACTTTTGGAAAAGGCACATGAAGGAGAAATGGGGTAGAATTTTAGGCCGAGCCGCTTACCGAGAGTGGCAATGGCATATGGCCTCTAGGAAGGATTCAGACACCCTTGAGCAAGGCAAGCCAAATGGCTTGATGAGGTTGCTATCTCGCTTCGGGCCTCTTTCTTGGATTAGATCAAGATTAAGCAATAGTACCCCACAGAGGAGCTCAGTTCCAGTGGATTCCATCATGTCTTGGTATCTTGCTCTTGAGACTGGCAGGTTTTGGTTCCCTGCACAGGTTTACAATCGTGAG CAGAGTGGCCATGTTGGCTTTATGTTATCATGCTATGATGCAGAGCTTAGCTATGATTCCCACACTGATACCTTCCAGGCCAG GTATCCCCCACATGGAAGGAGGACGGTTGCCATAGAGAATGGAGTGTCTTGGGACAGGCTAAGAGCACCCCCTGTCGAAACTCCTCCACATGATCTTCATATGTCTGACTGTTTGAATGAATTACACCCTGGTGATCACATTGAGATTCAGTGGAGAAGAAACAAGGAATTCCCTTATG AGACTGTGGTGCTGGAGTTCAATCAATATACACCAGGTTCACGGTGGAGACGCACGTCCATCAACAGAAAAGACCATCGGGAAGAAGGAAATGAAGCAGATGGGTTCTATGGAGGAATCAGAAAACTCTGCAGAAATGATGAGATTTCTGTGTGGAAACAGCTTTGGCCAGCCGAAGTCCTGGAATAG
- the LOC100247831 gene encoding F-box protein At2g32560 isoform X4, giving the protein MLFFLITCFSFFLLSHSFSIRPLPSWVSEIRLSSSLWFWKELSFFTIYRSIKNSLFGGFWGIPSKMSFTEKTPLHKVENVEVGLEMGLLDLPELVLECILERLPPEGLCSLGGVCSSLRDRCMSDYFWKRHMKEKWGRILGRAAYREWQWHMASRKDSDTLEQGKPNGLMRLLSRFGPLSWIRSRLSNSTPQRSSVPVDSIMSWYLALETGRFWFPAQVYNRESGHVGFMLSCYDAELSYDSHTDTFQARYPPHGRRTVAIENGVSWDRLRAPPVETPPHDLHMSDCLNELHPGDHIEIQWRRNKEFPYETVVLEFNQYTPGSRWRRTSINRKDHREEGNEADGFYGGIRKLCRNDEISVWKQLWPAEVLE; this is encoded by the exons ATGCTTTTCTTCTTGATCACCTGCTTCTCCTTCTTCCTCCTTTCCCACTCTTTTTCTATTAGACCACTTCCTTCATGGGTGAGTGAGATCAGACTGTCATCATCCCTTTGGTTCTGGAAAGAGTTATCCTTCTTTACCATTTACAGGTCCATTAAGAATAGCCTTTTTGGTGGCTTCTGGGGAATTCCTTCAAAAATGTCCTTCACGGAAAAGACCCCCCTCCACAAAGTAGAGAATGTTGAGGTGGGATTGGAGATGGGGTTACTGGACTTGCCTGAATTGGTATTGGAATGCATTCTTGAGAGGCTTCCACCTGAAGGGCTTTGCAGTTTGGGGGGTGTCTGCAGTTCTTTGAGGGACAGGTGCATGAGTGACTACTTTTGGAAAAGGCACATGAAGGAGAAATGGGGTAGAATTTTAGGCCGAGCCGCTTACCGAGAGTGGCAATGGCATATGGCCTCTAGGAAGGATTCAGACACCCTTGAGCAAGGCAAGCCAAATGGCTTGATGAGGTTGCTATCTCGCTTCGGGCCTCTTTCTTGGATTAGATCAAGATTAAGCAATAGTACCCCACAGAGGAGCTCAGTTCCAGTGGATTCCATCATGTCTTGGTATCTTGCTCTTGAGACTGGCAGGTTTTGGTTCCCTGCACAGGTTTACAATCGTGAG AGTGGCCATGTTGGCTTTATGTTATCATGCTATGATGCAGAGCTTAGCTATGATTCCCACACTGATACCTTCCAGGCCAG GTATCCCCCACATGGAAGGAGGACGGTTGCCATAGAGAATGGAGTGTCTTGGGACAGGCTAAGAGCACCCCCTGTCGAAACTCCTCCACATGATCTTCATATGTCTGACTGTTTGAATGAATTACACCCTGGTGATCACATTGAGATTCAGTGGAGAAGAAACAAGGAATTCCCTTATG AGACTGTGGTGCTGGAGTTCAATCAATATACACCAGGTTCACGGTGGAGACGCACGTCCATCAACAGAAAAGACCATCGGGAAGAAGGAAATGAAGCAGATGGGTTCTATGGAGGAATCAGAAAACTCTGCAGAAATGATGAGATTTCTGTGTGGAAACAGCTTTGGCCAGCCGAAGTCCTGGAATAG